Proteins from a single region of Punica granatum isolate Tunisia-2019 chromosome 8, ASM765513v2, whole genome shotgun sequence:
- the LOC116189194 gene encoding protein arginine N-methyltransferase 1.5 isoform X1: MPLGSRGPWDKSESRYCGVETEFSDDVPGLLSYNISSGGFDFVVAPLMNPSYRPSSVGKDGRNSSVMPVAGSDLVLSPSEWSSRVVGKISSWIDLDSEDQTLRLDSETTLKQELAWASHLSLQACLLPAPKGASCANYARSINQVLQGLNNMQLWLRVPLVHVDDDPEEKSSSHPNDSWELWNSFRLLCEHHSQLSVALDISSSLPSPNSLCRWFGEPLRVAILNTDCFLTNTRGYPCLSKRHQNLVTGFFNHSIQIVISGKLLHKLHGGSSGSAALNSNNNAERVQTHPLRVYLDYVGYLYQKMDPLPEQERFELGYRDFLQSPLQPLMDNLEAQTYETFEKDTVKYLQYQMAIAKALTDRVPDDKVSDVTTVLMVVGAGRGPLVRASLQAAEETGRKLKVYAVEKNPNAVVTLHSLIKLEGWENTVTIVSSDMRHWDAPEKADILVSELLGSFGDNELSPECLDGAQRFLRQDGISIPTSYTSFIQPITATKLYNDVRSFFLVLHYRSLVFCLCPLCASSCAVLQVKAHKDLVHFETAYVVKMHSIAGLASSHPVFTFIHPQHSVEIDNRRYKKLEFEISRDTGSVMVHGFAGYFDAKLYKDVHLSIEPSTATPNMFSWFPIFFPLRKPICVKPGLPLEVHFWRCVGSTKVWYEWCVTSPCPSPIHNPNGRSYWVGL; the protein is encoded by the exons ATGCCGCTCGGGTCGAGAGGTCCATGGGACAAGAGCGAGTCCCGTTACTGTGGAGTGGAGACCGAATTCAGCGACGATGTGCCCGGCCTCCTCTCCTACAATATCTCTTCCGGCGGTTTCGACTTCGTCGTCGCCCCCCTG ATGAATCCCAGCTATAGGCCGAGCTCTGTGGGGAAAGATGGACGAAATTCGAGTGTCATGCCCGTTGCTGGCTCGGACTTGGTCTTGAGTCCATCCGAGTGGAGTAGCCGTGTCGTGG GCAAAATCAGCTCATGGATTGACTTGGATTCTGAAGATCAGACCCTCCGATTGGATTCTGAAACTACACTGAAGCAAGAACTGGCATGGGCTTCTCACTTATCCTTGCAG GCATGCTTACTTCCTGCACCTAAAGGAGCATCATGTGCAAATTACGCCAGGTCTATAAATCAAGTTCTGCAGGGTTTAAACAACATGCAG TTATGGCTTAGGGTACCACTTGTGCATGTTGATGATGATCCCGAGGAGAAAAGCTCTTCTCACCCG AATGATTCTTGGGAACTTTGGAATTCCTTTCGACTTCTCTGCGAGCATCACAGCCAGCTCTCTGTCGCCCTAGATATTTC GAGCTCATTACCTTCACCAAACTCGCTCTGCCGTTGGTTTGGAGAGCCTCTTAGAGTGGCCATACTAAATACTGAT TGTTTTCTTACAAATACACGAGGCTATCCTTGTTTGTCAAAAAGACATCAGAATCTTGTAACTGGGTTTTTCAACCACTCAATTCAG ATAGTCATTTCAGGCAAATTGCTGCATAAACTCCATGGGGGGAGCTCGGGTTCAGCTGCtttaaatagtaataataatgcTGAAC GTGTGCAGACGCATCCATTGAGGGTCTATTTGGACTATGTTGGCTATCTATATCAAAAGATGGATCCACTTCCTGAACAAGAGCGATTTGAG CTAGGTTATCGGGATTTCTTACAGTCTCCATTGCAA CCTCTTATGGATAATCTGGAAGCCCAGACCTATGAGACGTTTGAAAAAGATACGGTGAAATACTTGCAG TATCAAATGGCCATCGCTAAAGCTTTGACAGACAGAGTCCCAGATGATAAAGTGTCAGATGTGACAACG GTACTCATGGTTGTAGGAGCAGGACGAGGACCCCTTGTCAGAGCTTCACTGCAG GCTGCTGAAGAAACTGGCCGCAAGTTGAAAGTTTATGCCGTGGAGAAAAATCCAAATGCAGTTGTTACTCTTCAT AGTTTGATTAAGCTAGAGGGATGGGAGAATACTGTAACCATAGTTTCTAGTGACATGCGCCACTGGGATGCTCCTGAGAAGGCCGACATACTG GTTAGTGAATTGCTAGGTTCTTTTGGGGATAATGAGCTTTCTCCTGAATGTCTTGATGGAGCACAACGGTTCCTAAGACAAGATGGGATTTCAATTCCCACATC GTACACTAGTTTCATACAACCCATTACAGCTACGAAGCTGTACAATGATGTACGTTCCTTCTTTCTCGTGTTGCATTACAGGTCCCTTGTTTTTTGTTTATGTCCACTTTGTGCGAGTAGCTGTGCTGTGTTGCAGGTGAAGGCACATAAAGATCTAGTTCACTTTGAAACTGCTTATGTTGTCAAGATGCACAGTATAGCAGGACTTGCTTCTTCACATCCT GTATTTACATTTATACACCCTCAGCACTCTGTGGAGATCGATAATCGGCGTTATAAGAAACTAGAATTTGAGATATCAAGAGATACTGGCTCAGTGATGGTTCATG GATTTGCTGGCTATTTCGATGCTAAACTCTATAAAGATGTTCATCTCAGCATTGAACCATCCACAGCAACTCCAAACATGTTCAGCTG GTTCCCAATATTCTTTCCGCTGAGGAAACCTATATGCGTAAAACCTGGTTTGCCTCTGGAGGTTCACTTTTGGCGATGCGTTGGTTCGACCAAG GTTTGGTATGAATGGTGTGTGACGTCTCCGTGCCCTTCACCCATTCACAACCCCAACGGCCGTTCATATTGGGTTGGACTCTGA
- the LOC116189194 gene encoding protein arginine N-methyltransferase 1.5 isoform X2 translates to MPLGSRGPWDKSESRYCGVETEFSDDVPGLLSYNISSGGFDFVVAPLMNPSYRPSSVGKDGRNSSVMPVAGSDLVLSPSEWSSRVVGKISSWIDLDSEDQTLRLDSETTLKQELAWASHLSLQACLLPAPKGASCANYARSINQVLQGLNNMQLWLRVPLVHVDDDPEEKSSSHPNDSWELWNSFRLLCEHHSQLSVALDISSSLPSPNSLCRWFGEPLRVAILNTDCFLTNTRGYPCLSKRHQNLVTGFFNHSIQIVISGKLLHKLHGGSSGSAALNSNNNAERVQTHPLRVYLDYVGYLYQKMDPLPEQERFELGYRDFLQSPLQPLMDNLEAQTYETFEKDTVKYLQYQMAIAKALTDRVPDDKVSDVTTVLMVVGAGRGPLVRASLQAAEETGRKLKVYAVEKNPNAVVTLHSLIKLEGWENTVTIVSSDMRHWDAPEKADILVSELLGSFGDNELSPECLDGAQRFLRQDGISIPTSYTSFIQPITATKLYNDVKAHKDLVHFETAYVVKMHSIAGLASSHPVFTFIHPQHSVEIDNRRYKKLEFEISRDTGSVMVHGFAGYFDAKLYKDVHLSIEPSTATPNMFSWFPIFFPLRKPICVKPGLPLEVHFWRCVGSTKVWYEWCVTSPCPSPIHNPNGRSYWVGL, encoded by the exons ATGCCGCTCGGGTCGAGAGGTCCATGGGACAAGAGCGAGTCCCGTTACTGTGGAGTGGAGACCGAATTCAGCGACGATGTGCCCGGCCTCCTCTCCTACAATATCTCTTCCGGCGGTTTCGACTTCGTCGTCGCCCCCCTG ATGAATCCCAGCTATAGGCCGAGCTCTGTGGGGAAAGATGGACGAAATTCGAGTGTCATGCCCGTTGCTGGCTCGGACTTGGTCTTGAGTCCATCCGAGTGGAGTAGCCGTGTCGTGG GCAAAATCAGCTCATGGATTGACTTGGATTCTGAAGATCAGACCCTCCGATTGGATTCTGAAACTACACTGAAGCAAGAACTGGCATGGGCTTCTCACTTATCCTTGCAG GCATGCTTACTTCCTGCACCTAAAGGAGCATCATGTGCAAATTACGCCAGGTCTATAAATCAAGTTCTGCAGGGTTTAAACAACATGCAG TTATGGCTTAGGGTACCACTTGTGCATGTTGATGATGATCCCGAGGAGAAAAGCTCTTCTCACCCG AATGATTCTTGGGAACTTTGGAATTCCTTTCGACTTCTCTGCGAGCATCACAGCCAGCTCTCTGTCGCCCTAGATATTTC GAGCTCATTACCTTCACCAAACTCGCTCTGCCGTTGGTTTGGAGAGCCTCTTAGAGTGGCCATACTAAATACTGAT TGTTTTCTTACAAATACACGAGGCTATCCTTGTTTGTCAAAAAGACATCAGAATCTTGTAACTGGGTTTTTCAACCACTCAATTCAG ATAGTCATTTCAGGCAAATTGCTGCATAAACTCCATGGGGGGAGCTCGGGTTCAGCTGCtttaaatagtaataataatgcTGAAC GTGTGCAGACGCATCCATTGAGGGTCTATTTGGACTATGTTGGCTATCTATATCAAAAGATGGATCCACTTCCTGAACAAGAGCGATTTGAG CTAGGTTATCGGGATTTCTTACAGTCTCCATTGCAA CCTCTTATGGATAATCTGGAAGCCCAGACCTATGAGACGTTTGAAAAAGATACGGTGAAATACTTGCAG TATCAAATGGCCATCGCTAAAGCTTTGACAGACAGAGTCCCAGATGATAAAGTGTCAGATGTGACAACG GTACTCATGGTTGTAGGAGCAGGACGAGGACCCCTTGTCAGAGCTTCACTGCAG GCTGCTGAAGAAACTGGCCGCAAGTTGAAAGTTTATGCCGTGGAGAAAAATCCAAATGCAGTTGTTACTCTTCAT AGTTTGATTAAGCTAGAGGGATGGGAGAATACTGTAACCATAGTTTCTAGTGACATGCGCCACTGGGATGCTCCTGAGAAGGCCGACATACTG GTTAGTGAATTGCTAGGTTCTTTTGGGGATAATGAGCTTTCTCCTGAATGTCTTGATGGAGCACAACGGTTCCTAAGACAAGATGGGATTTCAATTCCCACATC GTACACTAGTTTCATACAACCCATTACAGCTACGAAGCTGTACAATGAT GTGAAGGCACATAAAGATCTAGTTCACTTTGAAACTGCTTATGTTGTCAAGATGCACAGTATAGCAGGACTTGCTTCTTCACATCCT GTATTTACATTTATACACCCTCAGCACTCTGTGGAGATCGATAATCGGCGTTATAAGAAACTAGAATTTGAGATATCAAGAGATACTGGCTCAGTGATGGTTCATG GATTTGCTGGCTATTTCGATGCTAAACTCTATAAAGATGTTCATCTCAGCATTGAACCATCCACAGCAACTCCAAACATGTTCAGCTG GTTCCCAATATTCTTTCCGCTGAGGAAACCTATATGCGTAAAACCTGGTTTGCCTCTGGAGGTTCACTTTTGGCGATGCGTTGGTTCGACCAAG GTTTGGTATGAATGGTGTGTGACGTCTCCGTGCCCTTCACCCATTCACAACCCCAACGGCCGTTCATATTGGGTTGGACTCTGA
- the LOC116188376 gene encoding protein CHROMATIN REMODELING 19 isoform X1, whose amino-acid sequence MKRGFAEITEEEWGSVPHSFKPSRALNPPPIESFAYDRNPTPGSSAPVSDYCVGAGEESLEDDDAELGRPARPLPTSRGRRFIVDDDDEEDSGGGGGPAEGNAESDGDLVEVFDIKSSDDEEEERGCKTRELRELVGNNDDADDDDDILGGDDDDDGVFDDGGGGGSGGGGGDLVGNALQKCGKISCDLKKVLYGSSFASCDHYSEVEASSNRIVNQDDIDAACGNEDSDFQPVLKPYQLVGVNFLLLLHRMGIGGAILADEMGLGKTVQLSLQAITYLMLLKHLHNDPGPHLIVCPASLLENWDRELKRWCPSLTVVQFHGSGRSAYAKELNSLAKAGLPPPFNVFLVCYSLFERHSTQQKEDRKSLKRLPWSCVLMDEAHALKDKSSYRWKNLMSVARNAKQRLMLTGTPLQNDLHELWSLLEFMLPDLFATEDEDLKKLLNAEDRDLVNRMKYILGPFILRRLKSDVMQQLTPKMQKVEFVNMNHQQEDAYREAIEEYRAASQARATKFPGDDVNSIYKIMPRRQISNYFFQFRKIANHPLLVRRIYSDRDVVRFAKKLHPMGVFGFECTLERVIDELKSYNDYSIHRLLLIHGFDEEILTEDHVMLSAKCQALGELLPTLHRDGHRVLIFSQWTSMLDILEWTLDVIGVTYTRLDGSTQVTDRQTIVDTFNNDTSIFACLLSTRAGGQGLNLTGADTVIIHDMDFNPQIDRQAEDRCHRIGQLKPVTVYRLVTRGTVDENVYEIAKRKLVLDAAVLESGLEVENEGEGPEKTMGEILSSLLLG is encoded by the exons ATGAAGCGTGGGTTCGCCGAGATCACGGAGGAGGAGTGGGGGAGTGTCCCTCACTCCTTCAAGCCCTCCCGGGCCCTAAATCCCCCTCCCATCGAGTCCTTCGCCTATGACCGCAACCCTACACCCGGCTCCTCAGCTCCCGTCTCCGATTACTGCGTCGGAGCCGGCGAGGAGAGCTTGGAGGACGACGACGCGGAGCTGGGGCGCCCAGCTCGCCCGCTCCCCACGAGCCGCGGCCGCCGGTTTATCGTGGATGATGATGACGAGGAGGATAGTGGTGGCGGTGGCGGACCGGCAGAGGGGAACGCAGAGAGCGACGGGGATTTGGTCGAAGTGTTCGATATAAAGTCGTCCgacgatgaagaagaagaaagagggtGCAAGACGCGTGAGCTGCGGGAGCTGGTGGGGAATAACGATGAcgctgatgatgatgatgatattcTTGGTGGGGATGACGACGACGATGGTGTTTTTGatgatggtggtggtggtggtagtggtggtggtggtggtgattTGGTGGGGAATGCTCTGCAGAAGTGTGGTAAGATATCGTGTGACCTGAAGAAGGTGCTCTATGGTTCGTCTTTCGCTTCGTGCGATCATTACTCCGAAGTGGAGGCATCCTCTAACAGGATTGTTAATCAG GATGATATCGATGCAGCATGCGGGAATGAGGACTCAGATTTTCAGCCAGTTCTCAAACCTTATCAGCTAGTTGGTGTCAACTTTCTTCTTCTGTTGCATCGTATGGGAATCGGAGGAG CTATTTTGGCGGATGAGATGGGTCTAGGCAAGACTGTCCAG CTTTCTTTACAGGCAATTACGTACTTAATGTTGCTGAAACACCTTCACAATGACCCGGGTCCCCATTTAATTGTATGTCCTGCATCTCTTTTGGAAAATTGGGACAGAGAACTCAAAAGATGGTGTCCTTCACTTACAGTAGTCCAGTTTCATGGTAGCGGCCGATCAGCTTATGCAAAAGAGCTGAACTCTCTGGCCAAGGCAGGATTGCCTCCTCCATTCAACGTGTTTCTTGTGTGTTATTCACTCTTCGAGAGGCACAG TACCCAGCAGAAAGAAGACCGAAAAAGTCTAAAGCGCTTGCCATGGAGTTGTGTATTGATGGATGAAGCACATGCTTTGAAAGACAAAAGCAGCTACAGGTGGAAAAACCTGATGTCTGTTGCAAGGAATGCGAAACAACGTCTTATGTTGACGGGGACTCCTTTGCAAAATGATCTTCAT GAGTTGTGGTCATTGTTGGAATTTATGCTGCCCGACCTTTTCGCTACCGAGGATGAGGACTTGAAGAAGCTTTTAAATGCAGAAGATAGAGATCTAGTCAATCGCATGAAGTACATTTTGGGACCTTTTATTTTGAGACGTCTGAAATCTGATGTGATGCAACAGCTCACCCCAAAGATGCAGAAG GTTGAATTTGTTAACATGAATCATCAGCAAGAGGATGCTTATAGAGAGGCTATTGAGGAGTATCGTGCTGCTTCTCAAGCTCGTGCTACAAAATTTCCTGGAGATGACGTGAATagtatttataaaataatgccACGGCGCCAAATTTCGAACTACTTTTTTCAGTTCCGCAAG ATTGCAAACCATCCTTTGTTAGTGAGGCGCATTTACAGTGACCGGGATGTTGTTCGTTTTGCTAAGAAGTTACACCCAATGGGGGTTTTTGGCTTTGAGTGCACATTGGAGAGAGTGATAGATGAGCTAAAGAGCTACAATGACTACTCCATTCATCGG CTTTTGCTTATTCATGGTTTCGATGAGGAAATTCTTACAGAGGATCATGTAATGCTTTCTGCCAAATGCCAG GCACTGGGCGAACTTCTTCCCACACTACATAGAGATGGCCATCGCGTTCTGATATTTAGTCAGTGGACATCAATGCTCGATATTTTGGAGTGGACTCTGGACGTCATTGGAGTTACATATACACGCCTCGATGGGAG TACCCAGGTGACAGACAGGCAGACAATAGTTGACACGTTTAACAACGACACCTCGATCTTCGCCTGCCTGCTCTCTACGAGGGCGGGCGGGCAGGGCCTGAACCTAACCGGGGCAGACACAGTGATCATCCACGACATGGACTTCAACCCGCAGATCGACAGGCAGGCAGAGGATCGGTGCCACCGGATCGGCCAGTTGAAGCCTGTGACGGTGTATAGGCTCGTCACCAGGGGCACGGTCGATGAGAACGTGTACGAGATCGCGAAGCGCAAGCTGGTGCTGGACGCTGCGGTGCTAGAATCAGGCTTGGAAGTGGAGAACGAGGGGGAGGGCCCCGAGAAGACGATGGGGGAGATACTCTCTTCGCTTCTGTTGGGCTGA
- the LOC116188376 gene encoding protein CHROMATIN REMODELING 19 isoform X2, which produces MKRGFAEITEEEWGSVPHSFKPSRALNPPPIESFAYDRNPTPGSSAPVSDYCVGAGEESLEDDDAELGRPARPLPTSRGRRFIVDDDDEEDSGGGGGPAEGNAESDGDLVEVFDIKSSDDEEEERGCKTRELRELVGNNDDADDDDDILGGDDDDDGVFDDGGGGGSGGGGGDLVGNALQKCGKISCDLKKVLYGSSFASCDHYSEVEASSNRIVNQDDIDAACGNEDSDFQPVLKPYQLVGVNFLLLLHRMGIGGAILADEMGLGKTVQAITYLMLLKHLHNDPGPHLIVCPASLLENWDRELKRWCPSLTVVQFHGSGRSAYAKELNSLAKAGLPPPFNVFLVCYSLFERHSTQQKEDRKSLKRLPWSCVLMDEAHALKDKSSYRWKNLMSVARNAKQRLMLTGTPLQNDLHELWSLLEFMLPDLFATEDEDLKKLLNAEDRDLVNRMKYILGPFILRRLKSDVMQQLTPKMQKVEFVNMNHQQEDAYREAIEEYRAASQARATKFPGDDVNSIYKIMPRRQISNYFFQFRKIANHPLLVRRIYSDRDVVRFAKKLHPMGVFGFECTLERVIDELKSYNDYSIHRLLLIHGFDEEILTEDHVMLSAKCQALGELLPTLHRDGHRVLIFSQWTSMLDILEWTLDVIGVTYTRLDGSTQVTDRQTIVDTFNNDTSIFACLLSTRAGGQGLNLTGADTVIIHDMDFNPQIDRQAEDRCHRIGQLKPVTVYRLVTRGTVDENVYEIAKRKLVLDAAVLESGLEVENEGEGPEKTMGEILSSLLLG; this is translated from the exons ATGAAGCGTGGGTTCGCCGAGATCACGGAGGAGGAGTGGGGGAGTGTCCCTCACTCCTTCAAGCCCTCCCGGGCCCTAAATCCCCCTCCCATCGAGTCCTTCGCCTATGACCGCAACCCTACACCCGGCTCCTCAGCTCCCGTCTCCGATTACTGCGTCGGAGCCGGCGAGGAGAGCTTGGAGGACGACGACGCGGAGCTGGGGCGCCCAGCTCGCCCGCTCCCCACGAGCCGCGGCCGCCGGTTTATCGTGGATGATGATGACGAGGAGGATAGTGGTGGCGGTGGCGGACCGGCAGAGGGGAACGCAGAGAGCGACGGGGATTTGGTCGAAGTGTTCGATATAAAGTCGTCCgacgatgaagaagaagaaagagggtGCAAGACGCGTGAGCTGCGGGAGCTGGTGGGGAATAACGATGAcgctgatgatgatgatgatattcTTGGTGGGGATGACGACGACGATGGTGTTTTTGatgatggtggtggtggtggtagtggtggtggtggtggtgattTGGTGGGGAATGCTCTGCAGAAGTGTGGTAAGATATCGTGTGACCTGAAGAAGGTGCTCTATGGTTCGTCTTTCGCTTCGTGCGATCATTACTCCGAAGTGGAGGCATCCTCTAACAGGATTGTTAATCAG GATGATATCGATGCAGCATGCGGGAATGAGGACTCAGATTTTCAGCCAGTTCTCAAACCTTATCAGCTAGTTGGTGTCAACTTTCTTCTTCTGTTGCATCGTATGGGAATCGGAGGAG CTATTTTGGCGGATGAGATGGGTCTAGGCAAGACTGTCCAG GCAATTACGTACTTAATGTTGCTGAAACACCTTCACAATGACCCGGGTCCCCATTTAATTGTATGTCCTGCATCTCTTTTGGAAAATTGGGACAGAGAACTCAAAAGATGGTGTCCTTCACTTACAGTAGTCCAGTTTCATGGTAGCGGCCGATCAGCTTATGCAAAAGAGCTGAACTCTCTGGCCAAGGCAGGATTGCCTCCTCCATTCAACGTGTTTCTTGTGTGTTATTCACTCTTCGAGAGGCACAG TACCCAGCAGAAAGAAGACCGAAAAAGTCTAAAGCGCTTGCCATGGAGTTGTGTATTGATGGATGAAGCACATGCTTTGAAAGACAAAAGCAGCTACAGGTGGAAAAACCTGATGTCTGTTGCAAGGAATGCGAAACAACGTCTTATGTTGACGGGGACTCCTTTGCAAAATGATCTTCAT GAGTTGTGGTCATTGTTGGAATTTATGCTGCCCGACCTTTTCGCTACCGAGGATGAGGACTTGAAGAAGCTTTTAAATGCAGAAGATAGAGATCTAGTCAATCGCATGAAGTACATTTTGGGACCTTTTATTTTGAGACGTCTGAAATCTGATGTGATGCAACAGCTCACCCCAAAGATGCAGAAG GTTGAATTTGTTAACATGAATCATCAGCAAGAGGATGCTTATAGAGAGGCTATTGAGGAGTATCGTGCTGCTTCTCAAGCTCGTGCTACAAAATTTCCTGGAGATGACGTGAATagtatttataaaataatgccACGGCGCCAAATTTCGAACTACTTTTTTCAGTTCCGCAAG ATTGCAAACCATCCTTTGTTAGTGAGGCGCATTTACAGTGACCGGGATGTTGTTCGTTTTGCTAAGAAGTTACACCCAATGGGGGTTTTTGGCTTTGAGTGCACATTGGAGAGAGTGATAGATGAGCTAAAGAGCTACAATGACTACTCCATTCATCGG CTTTTGCTTATTCATGGTTTCGATGAGGAAATTCTTACAGAGGATCATGTAATGCTTTCTGCCAAATGCCAG GCACTGGGCGAACTTCTTCCCACACTACATAGAGATGGCCATCGCGTTCTGATATTTAGTCAGTGGACATCAATGCTCGATATTTTGGAGTGGACTCTGGACGTCATTGGAGTTACATATACACGCCTCGATGGGAG TACCCAGGTGACAGACAGGCAGACAATAGTTGACACGTTTAACAACGACACCTCGATCTTCGCCTGCCTGCTCTCTACGAGGGCGGGCGGGCAGGGCCTGAACCTAACCGGGGCAGACACAGTGATCATCCACGACATGGACTTCAACCCGCAGATCGACAGGCAGGCAGAGGATCGGTGCCACCGGATCGGCCAGTTGAAGCCTGTGACGGTGTATAGGCTCGTCACCAGGGGCACGGTCGATGAGAACGTGTACGAGATCGCGAAGCGCAAGCTGGTGCTGGACGCTGCGGTGCTAGAATCAGGCTTGGAAGTGGAGAACGAGGGGGAGGGCCCCGAGAAGACGATGGGGGAGATACTCTCTTCGCTTCTGTTGGGCTGA